The following are from one region of the Stigmatella ashevillena genome:
- a CDS encoding CHAP domain-containing protein yields the protein MIRGFLLAWMLGVLGGAQALAAPPAAGRPSKAPTVSQGAPAQAKRPAARPPRGRRVAKRAVGLVGVSLASYRVPNDCSGLARLAYQAVGVELLSHGTRPGENAVSAIYRRAQARGALHRKTPQPGDLIFFRETYDRNRDGVRNDGLTHVGVVETVAKDGTVTFVHRGGPGVRRARMNPRFPTVRTQKGRTLNDYLRRADPTGRARLTGELFVGYASASRL from the coding sequence ATGATTCGCGGATTCCTGCTTGCCTGGATGCTGGGGGTGCTGGGAGGCGCACAGGCCCTGGCCGCGCCGCCTGCGGCAGGCCGTCCCTCCAAGGCTCCCACGGTGTCCCAGGGCGCTCCCGCCCAGGCGAAGCGCCCTGCGGCACGCCCTCCCCGGGGCAGGAGGGTAGCCAAACGTGCGGTGGGCTTGGTGGGCGTGTCCCTGGCCTCCTACCGTGTACCCAATGACTGTTCCGGCCTCGCGCGGCTCGCCTATCAGGCCGTGGGGGTCGAGTTGCTGTCCCACGGCACGCGGCCGGGCGAGAACGCCGTGAGCGCCATCTACCGGCGCGCCCAGGCCCGGGGCGCGCTGCACCGGAAGACGCCCCAACCGGGGGACCTCATCTTCTTCCGCGAGACATACGACCGGAACCGCGATGGCGTGCGCAACGATGGGCTCACGCATGTGGGCGTCGTGGAAACGGTGGCGAAGGATGGCACCGTCACCTTCGTACACCGAGGAGGTCCGGGCGTGCGGCGCGCGCGGATGAACCCGCGATTTCCCACGGTGCGCACCCAGAAAGGGCGCACCCTCAACGATTACCTGCGCCGGGCCGATCCCACGGGGCGCGCTCGCCTGACCGGCGAACTCTTCGTGGGCTACGCATCCGCCTCACGCCTGTGA
- a CDS encoding aminotransferase-like domain-containing protein, whose product MTDAIVFTRGVPPTEAFPTRQLAECFTAALEGDTAVVLQYGQQQGYLPLRQELAKEYRVSEAEVLVGNGSLHLQDLLSAHLIRPGSVVFTEQPSYDRAITTFRRRGARVVGIPLESDGINVQHLEAALKKEVPAFLYLVPDFQNPAGATLSREKRQRVVELANQYGFWVLEDIPYRKLRYQGQEHPLLREFDASRIITLSSFSKLLSPGLRVGFMLAPAALIKAVTKLEEDTVLSPVLPSQAAVAEYIRRGWLQPNIDQLKALYRPRWEAMANAVRTQLPGAQAFIPDGGFFVSIILPESARTENLMGRAKDHGLILTPGAPFFADPHDGKPVPSERFLRLPFCAVTPAQIEEGVRRLATLL is encoded by the coding sequence ATGACCGACGCAATCGTTTTTACCCGTGGTGTGCCACCGACCGAGGCCTTTCCGACCCGACAGCTCGCCGAGTGCTTCACGGCGGCCCTGGAGGGAGACACCGCCGTTGTCCTCCAGTACGGCCAGCAGCAGGGTTATCTGCCGCTGCGCCAGGAGCTGGCCAAGGAGTACCGGGTGAGCGAGGCCGAGGTGCTCGTCGGCAATGGCTCACTTCATTTGCAGGATCTCCTCTCCGCGCACCTCATCCGGCCCGGGTCGGTGGTCTTCACCGAACAGCCGAGCTACGACCGGGCCATCACCACGTTCCGTCGGCGGGGCGCGCGGGTGGTGGGAATTCCCCTGGAGAGCGATGGCATCAACGTCCAGCACTTGGAGGCGGCCCTGAAGAAAGAGGTGCCGGCCTTCCTGTACCTGGTGCCTGACTTCCAGAACCCCGCGGGAGCGACCCTCTCCCGGGAGAAGCGCCAGCGCGTGGTGGAGCTGGCGAACCAATACGGCTTCTGGGTGCTGGAGGACATCCCCTACCGCAAGCTGCGCTACCAGGGCCAGGAGCACCCCCTGCTGCGCGAGTTCGATGCCTCGCGCATCATCACGCTCAGCTCGTTCAGCAAGCTGCTCAGCCCGGGCCTTCGCGTCGGGTTCATGCTGGCGCCTGCCGCCCTCATCAAGGCGGTGACCAAGCTGGAAGAGGACACCGTTCTCTCCCCCGTCCTGCCAAGCCAGGCCGCCGTCGCCGAGTACATCCGGCGGGGCTGGCTCCAGCCGAACATCGACCAGCTCAAGGCGCTCTACCGGCCGCGCTGGGAGGCGATGGCCAACGCGGTGCGGACCCAATTGCCGGGCGCCCAGGCCTTCATTCCCGATGGCGGCTTCTTCGTGAGCATCATCCTTCCCGAGTCCGCCCGGACGGAGAACCTGATGGGAAGGGCCAAGGACCACGGGCTCATCCTCACCCCCGGAGCCCCCTTCTTCGCCGATCCCCACGATGGGAAGCCCGTCCCGAGCGAACGCTTCCTGCGGCTCCCCTTCTGCGCCGTCACCCCTGCGCAGATCGAAGAAGGCGTGCGCCGACTCGCCACCCTGCTTTGA